The following coding sequences are from one Aggregicoccus sp. 17bor-14 window:
- a CDS encoding DUF4070 domain-containing protein produces MADIVLVNPRFEPSFWGMEHVLPLLGKRASMPVAALPLLAALTPAPHRVRILDENVTPLDLDALARADIVGLTGMVVQRERMRELLAALKARGAFTVVGGPWASVHEEDFQGLADVVFVGEAEGTWPRFLAEWAEGRHSARYQQLERTDLTRLPTPRYDLLDLRPYLFGSLQFTRGCPFQCEFCDIIVTFGRKPRLKLPGQVVAELEALRARGVRHVFVVDDNLVGNKRAVRPLLDAVAAWQRERGYPLVLFTEASLDLAEDADLMARMVEANVVSVFVGVESPDEAALLEAKKLQNVRPRAGTLLSRVRAIQDAGLEVWAGMIVGFDADTPEVFARQVAFAREARIAHVMAGMLSAIPKTPLHARLAREGRLDLAERPAYGTNVIPLRMSREALRDGYIGLMEALYQPEAYFERVEALFLEGRLDYGRGRARYWQTHPWRRRASQARDLATALVLAARLLARLPDPALRREYTRRLSRAWAQRPEPELLLLFVVKCACHFHYHQLVRRLRAGELRNSF; encoded by the coding sequence ATGGCCGACATCGTCCTGGTCAACCCGCGCTTCGAGCCGTCCTTCTGGGGCATGGAGCACGTGCTGCCGCTGCTGGGCAAGCGCGCGAGCATGCCGGTGGCCGCGCTGCCGCTGCTCGCTGCGCTCACCCCCGCCCCCCACCGGGTGCGCATCCTGGACGAGAACGTCACTCCGCTGGATCTGGACGCGCTGGCGCGCGCGGACATCGTGGGCCTGACGGGGATGGTGGTGCAGCGCGAGCGGATGCGCGAGCTGCTCGCGGCGCTCAAGGCGCGCGGTGCGTTCACGGTGGTGGGCGGGCCCTGGGCCTCGGTGCACGAGGAGGACTTCCAGGGCCTCGCGGACGTGGTCTTCGTGGGCGAGGCGGAGGGGACCTGGCCGCGCTTCCTCGCGGAGTGGGCCGAGGGGCGCCACTCCGCGCGCTACCAGCAGCTCGAGCGCACGGACCTCACCCGCCTGCCCACCCCACGCTACGACCTGCTGGACCTTCGCCCCTACCTCTTCGGCTCGCTGCAGTTCACGCGCGGCTGCCCCTTCCAGTGCGAGTTCTGCGACATCATCGTGACCTTCGGCCGCAAGCCCCGCCTCAAGCTGCCCGGGCAGGTGGTGGCGGAGCTCGAGGCCCTGCGCGCGCGCGGGGTGCGCCACGTGTTCGTGGTGGACGACAACCTCGTGGGCAACAAGCGTGCGGTGCGCCCGCTGCTGGACGCGGTCGCCGCGTGGCAGCGCGAGCGCGGCTACCCGCTCGTCCTCTTCACCGAGGCCTCGCTGGACCTCGCCGAGGACGCGGACCTGATGGCCCGCATGGTGGAGGCCAACGTGGTGAGCGTCTTCGTGGGCGTGGAGAGCCCGGACGAGGCGGCGCTGCTCGAGGCGAAGAAGCTGCAGAACGTGCGCCCGCGCGCAGGCACCCTGCTCTCGCGCGTGCGGGCCATCCAGGACGCGGGGCTCGAGGTGTGGGCGGGGATGATCGTGGGCTTCGACGCGGACACGCCCGAGGTCTTCGCCCGCCAGGTCGCGTTCGCCCGCGAGGCGCGCATCGCGCACGTGATGGCGGGCATGCTCTCCGCCATCCCCAAGACGCCGCTGCACGCGCGGCTCGCGCGCGAAGGGAGGCTGGACCTGGCGGAGCGGCCCGCCTACGGCACCAACGTCATCCCGCTGCGCATGAGCCGCGAGGCGCTGCGCGACGGCTACATCGGGCTGATGGAGGCGCTCTACCAGCCCGAGGCCTACTTCGAGCGGGTGGAGGCGCTGTTCCTCGAGGGAAGACTGGACTACGGACGCGGGCGCGCACGCTACTGGCAGACGCACCCGTGGCGGCGGCGCGCGAGCCAGGCCCGGGATCTCGCGACGGCGCTGGTGCTCGCGGCGCGCCTGCTCGCGCGGCTGCCGGACCCCGCGCTGCGGCGTGAGTACACGCGCAGGCTCTCCCGCGCCTGGGCGCAGCGCCCCGAGCCCGAGCTGCTCCTGCTCTTCGTGGTCAAGTGCGCCTGCCACTTCCACTACCACCAGCTGGTGCGGCGCCTGCGCGCGGGCGAGCTGCGCAACTCCTTCTGA
- a CDS encoding radical SAM protein translates to MATFVRMKIDIVVVYVQRYRQGHELDFVPPITGIHLAALTPPGHEVRVIHQQVQPVDLDTDADLVALSFFSGFAPEAYRLADAFRSRGKKVVAGGPHVTYAAQEALRHVDAVVLGEADAVWPTLLADAERGALQRRYQGGPHSMRGLPTPRYDLLGDRFFVPRVVQATRGCPYRCSFCTVPTLNPGFRMRPVEEVLRDIRYDDFEHAWQRKVVWFWDDNLTIHRPYAHALLRAMVPEKKWWLTQASLDIANDRALLDDLEASGCIGIFFGIESFGAESLKQANKRQNKIATYRASVERLHERGICVMAGFISGFDGDTPESILQMAENLDEIGVDVPFLSILTPFQGTPLYDELLSEGRLLEDRGWEFFNGYNVAFRPRAMTPGELLNSHRQLWRRAFSLRASAARVAKRLGRLRAGAQLMSACMNGFYALKALRGNEPVDMATRTAYRDAALPEHVRIDARPAPVKLTVPVPTSAAR, encoded by the coding sequence GTGGCTACCTTCGTGCGCATGAAGATCGACATCGTCGTCGTCTACGTGCAGCGCTACCGGCAGGGGCACGAGCTGGACTTCGTGCCGCCCATCACCGGCATCCACCTCGCTGCGCTCACGCCGCCGGGCCACGAGGTCCGGGTCATCCACCAGCAGGTGCAGCCGGTGGACCTCGACACGGATGCGGACCTCGTGGCGCTGTCCTTCTTCTCCGGCTTCGCCCCCGAGGCGTACCGGCTCGCCGATGCCTTCCGCAGCCGCGGCAAGAAGGTGGTCGCGGGCGGGCCGCACGTGACGTACGCGGCGCAGGAGGCGCTGCGGCACGTGGACGCCGTGGTGCTGGGCGAGGCCGATGCCGTATGGCCGACGCTGCTCGCGGACGCGGAGCGTGGCGCCCTGCAGCGCCGCTACCAGGGCGGCCCACACTCCATGCGCGGCCTGCCCACGCCGCGCTACGACCTGCTCGGCGACCGCTTCTTCGTGCCGCGCGTGGTGCAGGCGACGCGCGGCTGCCCCTACCGCTGCTCGTTCTGCACCGTGCCCACGCTCAACCCGGGCTTCCGGATGCGGCCCGTGGAGGAGGTGCTGCGCGACATCCGCTACGACGACTTCGAGCACGCCTGGCAGCGCAAGGTGGTGTGGTTCTGGGACGACAACCTCACCATCCACCGGCCCTACGCCCACGCCCTGCTGCGCGCCATGGTGCCCGAGAAGAAGTGGTGGCTCACCCAGGCCAGCCTCGACATCGCGAATGATCGCGCGCTGCTCGACGACCTCGAGGCCTCCGGCTGCATCGGCATCTTCTTCGGCATCGAGAGCTTCGGCGCGGAGAGCCTGAAGCAGGCCAACAAGCGCCAGAACAAGATTGCCACCTACCGCGCCTCCGTCGAGCGGCTGCACGAGCGCGGCATCTGCGTGATGGCGGGCTTCATCTCCGGCTTCGACGGCGACACGCCCGAGAGCATCCTGCAGATGGCCGAGAACCTCGACGAGATCGGCGTGGACGTGCCCTTCCTCTCCATCCTCACCCCCTTCCAGGGCACGCCGCTCTACGACGAGCTGCTCAGCGAGGGCCGGCTGCTCGAGGACCGCGGCTGGGAGTTCTTCAACGGCTACAACGTGGCCTTCCGCCCGCGCGCGATGACGCCCGGAGAGCTGCTCAACTCGCACCGCCAGCTCTGGCGCAGGGCGTTCTCCCTGCGCGCCTCCGCAGCGCGGGTCGCGAAGCGGCTGGGGAGGCTGCGCGCCGGCGCACAGCTGATGAGCGCCTGCATGAACGGCTTCTACGCGCTCAAGGCGCTGCGCGGAAACGAGCCCGTGGACATGGCGACGCGCACGGCCTACCGCGACGCTGCGCTGCCCGAGCACGTCCGCATCGACGCGAGGCCCGCGCCGGTGAAGCTCACGGTCCCCGTCCCCACGAGCGCAGCGCGCTGA